Proteins encoded in a region of the Streptomyces sp. PCS3-D2 genome:
- a CDS encoding 16S rRNA (uracil(1498)-N(3))-methyltransferase: MTAPVFVVEEVPAGAEFVLDGPEGRHAVSVKRLNPGEQVVLTDGRGGWAEAVVEAAEGKDRLVVAVAAAGREEEPALRITVVQALPKGDRGELAVETMTETGVDAIVPWQASRCITQWRGDRGAKSLAKWRATAREAGKQSRRVRFPEVAEALSTKQVAALLADADLAMVLHEDRDTPSQALATAELPVTGSVVLVVGPEGGVSPEELAVFAAAGAHPYRLGRSVLRTSTAGTAAVAVLLARTGRWA; this comes from the coding sequence ATGACGGCCCCGGTGTTCGTGGTCGAAGAGGTCCCCGCGGGGGCGGAGTTCGTCCTGGACGGCCCGGAGGGCCGGCACGCGGTGTCCGTGAAGCGGCTGAACCCGGGTGAGCAGGTGGTCCTGACGGACGGCCGCGGCGGCTGGGCGGAGGCGGTGGTCGAGGCGGCCGAGGGCAAGGACCGACTCGTCGTGGCGGTCGCCGCCGCCGGGCGGGAGGAGGAGCCCGCGCTCCGCATCACCGTGGTCCAGGCCCTGCCCAAGGGGGACCGGGGCGAGCTGGCCGTCGAGACCATGACCGAGACCGGCGTGGACGCGATCGTGCCCTGGCAGGCCTCGCGCTGCATCACGCAGTGGCGTGGCGACCGCGGGGCCAAGTCCCTCGCCAAGTGGCGGGCCACGGCCCGCGAGGCGGGCAAGCAGTCCCGCCGGGTCCGCTTCCCGGAGGTGGCCGAGGCCCTGTCCACGAAGCAGGTCGCGGCGCTGCTGGCGGACGCCGATCTGGCGATGGTCCTGCACGAGGACCGCGACACCCCCTCGCAGGCCCTGGCCACGGCCGAGCTGCCCGTCACCGGCTCCGTCGTCCTGGTGGTCGGCCCGGAGGGCGGGGTCTCCCCGGAGGAGCTCGCGGTCTTCGCCGCGGCGGGGGCGCACCCCTACCGCCTGGGCCGTTCTGTCCTGCGGACCTCCACGGCCGGCACCGCGGCCGTGGCGGTCCTGCTGGCCCGGACCGGACGCTGGGCCTGA
- a CDS encoding histidine triad nucleotide-binding protein, with protein MAGEPQADCLFCKIVEGSIPATVVRETETTVAFRDINPQAPTHVLVIPKVHYPDAASLAAAEPGVAADILREAARVAADEKIDDHGYRIVFNTGSGAGQTVWHAHAHVLGGRGLQWPPG; from the coding sequence ATGGCCGGGGAACCGCAGGCCGACTGCCTGTTCTGCAAGATCGTCGAGGGGTCCATCCCGGCGACCGTGGTCCGGGAGACCGAAACCACCGTCGCCTTCCGGGACATCAACCCGCAGGCGCCCACACACGTGCTCGTCATCCCCAAGGTGCACTACCCCGACGCCGCGTCGCTCGCGGCCGCCGAGCCGGGCGTCGCCGCCGACATACTGCGTGAGGCCGCACGGGTCGCCGCCGACGAGAAGATCGACGACCACGGCTACCGGATCGTCTTCAACACCGGCTCCGGGGCCGGCCAGACCGTATGGCACGCCCACGCGCACGTCCTGGGCGGCCGCGGCCTCCAGTGGCCCCCGGGATAG
- a CDS encoding nitronate monooxygenase, with the protein MSTAANGLSLHPIVQAPMAGGASCPPLVAAVCEAGALGFLAGGYKTADGMYQEIKQVRALTRHRFGVNLFMPQTGYVDPAAVEAYRGQLAGEASWYEISLAEEDVIGTSDDGYDAKLAILLEDPVPVVSFTFGCPAPEVLAALRKAGTHTIVTATSAEEARSAQRAGADAVCVQGVEAGGHQGTHRDDPQMDGTAAVGLLALVAQVREAVALPIVAAGGVMRGAQIAALLAAGAAAAQLGTAFLACPESGADPVHKKALTDPLFVRTELTRAFSGRPARGLVNRFVREHGPYAPAAYPQVHHLTSGLRKAAAAAGDPQGMALWAGQGHRLARALPAAQLVEVLAAELAQAQAMLKEMKMRSAS; encoded by the coding sequence ATGTCCACCGCCGCGAACGGTCTCTCCCTCCATCCGATCGTGCAGGCTCCCATGGCCGGCGGCGCTTCCTGCCCGCCGCTCGTCGCCGCCGTGTGCGAGGCGGGCGCGCTGGGTTTCCTGGCCGGCGGCTACAAGACCGCCGACGGGATGTACCAGGAGATCAAGCAGGTGCGGGCGCTCACCCGGCACCGCTTCGGCGTCAACCTCTTCATGCCGCAGACCGGGTACGTCGACCCGGCCGCGGTGGAGGCGTACCGCGGGCAGCTGGCCGGCGAGGCCAGCTGGTACGAGATCTCGCTCGCCGAGGAGGACGTCATCGGCACCAGCGACGACGGCTACGACGCCAAGCTCGCCATCCTGCTGGAGGACCCGGTCCCGGTCGTGTCGTTCACCTTCGGCTGTCCCGCCCCCGAGGTCCTCGCCGCCCTGCGCAAGGCCGGGACCCACACCATCGTCACGGCGACCTCCGCGGAGGAGGCCCGCAGCGCCCAGCGGGCGGGCGCCGACGCCGTGTGCGTGCAGGGCGTCGAGGCGGGCGGCCACCAGGGCACCCACCGGGACGACCCGCAGATGGACGGCACGGCGGCGGTCGGACTGCTGGCGCTGGTGGCGCAGGTACGGGAGGCGGTCGCCCTGCCGATCGTCGCCGCGGGCGGGGTCATGCGCGGCGCGCAGATCGCCGCCCTGCTGGCGGCCGGCGCGGCGGCGGCGCAGCTCGGGACGGCCTTCCTGGCGTGTCCGGAGTCGGGCGCCGACCCCGTGCACAAGAAGGCGCTGACCGACCCGCTCTTCGTCCGGACGGAGCTGACCCGGGCCTTCTCCGGGAGGCCGGCGCGGGGGCTGGTCAACCGTTTCGTGCGGGAGCACGGCCCCTACGCCCCGGCCGCCTACCCCCAGGTCCACCACCTGACCTCGGGGCTGCGCAAGGCGGCCGCGGCGGCCGGCGACCCGCAGGGCATGGCCCTGTGGGCGGGCCAGGGGCACCGGCTCGCGCGGGCGCTGCCGGCGGCGCAGCTGGTGGAGGTACTGGCAGCCGAACTGGCGCAGGCACAGGCGATGTTGAAGGAAATGAAGATGAGGAGTGCGTCATGA